One Gemmatimonadaceae bacterium genomic region harbors:
- the trmD gene encoding tRNA (guanosine(37)-N1)-methyltransferase TrmD, whose amino-acid sequence MPGDVRSAHPDDATGSIDAGEATEAPRAPLVVNIVTIFPEFFAGPLSISIPAKAAAAGSITYNVVDLRSFTHDRHRTVDDYPYGGGPGMVMKPTPFFEAVEHLGATTPIVLLSPRGRVFTQADAHRLAAGTELTLLCGHYKDVDQRVADHLATEELSLGDFVLSGGEPAALAIVDAVARLLPGAMSDHDSAATDSFYGGAGVSAPSYTRPEEYRGHRVPDVLLSGHHAKIAAWRRAEGERRTSSRDD is encoded by the coding sequence GTGCCGGGCGACGTCAGGTCGGCGCACCCCGACGATGCCACCGGCAGCATCGATGCCGGCGAGGCCACCGAGGCACCGCGCGCGCCGCTGGTGGTCAACATCGTCACCATCTTCCCCGAGTTCTTCGCCGGCCCGCTCTCGATCAGCATCCCGGCCAAGGCCGCCGCCGCCGGCAGCATCACGTACAACGTGGTGGACCTGCGCAGCTTCACGCATGACCGGCATCGCACGGTGGACGACTACCCGTATGGCGGTGGTCCCGGGATGGTGATGAAGCCGACGCCGTTCTTCGAGGCGGTCGAGCATCTCGGCGCGACCACGCCGATCGTGCTGCTGTCGCCGCGCGGCAGGGTGTTCACGCAGGCCGACGCCCATCGCCTCGCCGCGGGCACCGAACTCACGCTCCTCTGTGGCCACTACAAGGACGTGGACCAGCGGGTGGCCGACCACCTCGCGACGGAGGAGCTCTCGCTCGGGGACTTCGTGCTCAGTGGTGGCGAGCCGGCCGCACTCGCGATCGTGGACGCCGTTGCGCGGCTGCTGCCCGGCGCGATGAGTGACCACGACTCCGCCGCCACCGACTCGTTTTACGGCGGCGCCGGCGTGAGCGCGCCGAGTTACACCCGCCCGGAGGAGTATCGCGGGCACCGCGTGCCCGACGTGCTGCTGTCGGGGCACCATGCGAAGATCGCGGCGTGGCGACGCGCCGAGGGGGAGCGTCGCACGTCGTCGCGCGATGACTGA
- the rplS gene encoding 50S ribosomal protein L19 translates to MHPFIETQKEWMREIPPFRAGDTVRVNVRVKEGEKERLQAFEGTVIARRGSGISATFTVRKISNGVGVERIFPDHSPMLGEIIVVRRGRVRRAKLYYLRGVTGKAARIKERKVRVADKAAG, encoded by the coding sequence ATGCACCCGTTCATCGAGACCCAGAAAGAGTGGATGCGCGAGATTCCCCCGTTCCGCGCGGGTGACACGGTTCGTGTCAACGTGCGCGTGAAGGAAGGGGAAAAGGAGCGCCTCCAGGCATTCGAGGGCACCGTCATCGCCCGCCGCGGCAGTGGCATCAGCGCGACCTTCACGGTCCGCAAGATCTCGAACGGCGTGGGCGTCGAGCGCATCTTCCCCGACCACAGCCCGATGCTCGGCGAGATCATCGTCGTGCGCCGCGGCCGGGTGCGTCGCGCGAAGCTGTATTACCTGCGCGGCGTGACGGGCAAGGCGGCCCGCATCAAGGAGCGCAAGGTCCGCGTGGCCGACAAGGCCGCGGGCTGA
- a CDS encoding SDR family oxidoreductase encodes MSPHPVFRDGLLDGQVGIVTGGATGIGLGISTTLAQLGMHVVLASRKPEHLEPAVAAIREAGGKASAVAVDVREQSRVQAMAKEVHDTHGRIDLLVNNAAGNFYKKSEELSENAWKSVIEIDLYGTFFCTQAVFPYMKAQGGGRVVSTSMTLHYRGWPLMAHATAAKAGVDALTKTLAVEWAPHGIRINAIAPGPIPTEGVRKAFMPPPGAPVPDLFSVDKAMDAFAKASIPLQRWGTPEDIGQMVAYLASPAGDWITGAIFVVDGGEWLAKSKIGN; translated from the coding sequence ATGAGTCCACACCCGGTGTTTCGCGATGGTCTCCTCGACGGGCAGGTCGGCATCGTGACCGGCGGTGCCACGGGGATCGGGCTTGGCATCAGCACCACGCTGGCGCAGCTCGGCATGCACGTGGTGCTGGCCAGCCGGAAGCCCGAGCACCTCGAGCCGGCGGTGGCCGCCATCCGCGAGGCCGGCGGCAAGGCGAGCGCGGTGGCGGTGGACGTGCGCGAGCAGTCGCGAGTCCAGGCAATGGCGAAGGAGGTGCACGACACGCACGGCCGCATCGACCTGCTGGTGAACAACGCGGCGGGCAACTTCTACAAGAAGTCCGAGGAACTGAGCGAGAACGCCTGGAAGAGCGTCATCGAGATCGACTTGTACGGCACCTTCTTCTGCACGCAGGCGGTGTTCCCGTACATGAAGGCGCAGGGCGGCGGTCGGGTGGTGAGCACGTCGATGACACTCCACTATCGCGGCTGGCCCCTCATGGCCCACGCCACCGCCGCGAAGGCGGGCGTGGATGCACTCACGAAGACGCTGGCGGTGGAGTGGGCCCCGCATGGCATCCGGATCAACGCCATCGCGCCGGGCCCGATCCCGACAGAAGGTGTCAGGAAGGCATTCATGCCGCCGCCCGGGGCCCCGGTGCCGGACCTGTTCAGCGTCGACAAGGCGATGGACGCGTTCGCGAAGGCGTCGATTCCATTGCAGCGGTGGGGCACGCCGGAGGACATCGGCCAGATGGTCGCGTACCTCGCGAGCCCTGCCGGAGACTGGATCACCGGGGCGATCTTCGTCGTGGACGGCGGGGAGTGGCTCGCTAAGTCCAAGATTGGCAACTAG
- the rpsP gene encoding 30S ribosomal protein S16, translated as MVRIRLRRVGRKKAPVYRIVVADSKSPRDGKFIEIIGTYAPRLTEGAVTIKVDRANHWLDVGAQASDTVRSLLRKGGVLKARHEARLAKKLASAAVPLSEGAKAE; from the coding sequence ATGGTTCGTATTCGTCTCCGCCGCGTCGGCCGCAAGAAGGCGCCGGTCTACCGTATCGTCGTTGCCGACAGCAAGAGCCCGCGCGACGGCAAGTTCATCGAGATCATCGGCACCTACGCGCCGCGTCTCACCGAGGGTGCCGTGACGATCAAGGTCGATCGCGCCAACCATTGGCTCGACGTCGGCGCGCAGGCGTCGGACACGGTGCGCTCGCTGCTCCGCAAGGGTGGCGTGCTGAAGGCCCGCCATGAAGCCCGCCTCGCGAAGAAGCTCGCCTCCGCTGCCGTGCCGCTGAGCGAAGGCGCGAAGGCCGAGTAG
- a CDS encoding ribonuclease HII — MPARSQGWGRVERAARRNGHARIVGVDEVGRGPLAGPVVACAILLPTHCREIAGVGDSKALKPADRVRLAVDIRRTALAIGIGAASVAEIDRVNIYQATAIAMRRAIARITLPYDLLLVDGSPFAALGTPHQAVVKGDACCLSIACASIIAKVTRDRLLASLHGRHPVYGWEHNAGYGTAAHLAALTEHGPTPHHRRSFRPLRVEPDLFTQFEQPA, encoded by the coding sequence ATGCCTGCTCGCTCGCAGGGCTGGGGCCGGGTCGAACGCGCGGCACGCAGGAACGGCCACGCCCGCATCGTCGGGGTGGATGAAGTCGGACGGGGCCCCCTCGCGGGCCCCGTCGTCGCATGCGCCATCCTGCTGCCCACCCACTGCCGTGAGATCGCCGGCGTGGGGGATTCCAAGGCGCTGAAGCCGGCGGATCGCGTGCGCCTGGCGGTCGACATCCGCCGCACCGCGCTGGCCATCGGCATCGGCGCGGCCAGCGTCGCCGAGATCGACCGCGTGAACATCTACCAGGCCACGGCGATCGCGATGCGGCGCGCCATCGCGCGCATAACGCTGCCCTATGACCTGCTGCTGGTGGACGGCAGCCCGTTCGCCGCACTCGGCACCCCGCACCAGGCGGTGGTGAAGGGTGACGCGTGCTGCCTGAGCATCGCCTGCGCCTCGATCATCGCCAAGGTCACGCGCGACCGGCTGCTGGCGTCGCTCCACGGTCGCCACCCCGTCTACGGGTGGGAGCACAACGCGGGGTACGGCACCGCCGCCCACCTCGCCGCACTGACGGAACACGGTCCCACCCCCCATCATCGACGCAGCTTCCGCCCGCTCCGCGTCGAGCCGGACCTCTTCACCCAATTCGAGCAACCTGCATGA
- the ffh gene encoding signal recognition particle protein, with amino-acid sequence MFDELSEKIGAAFSKLRGKGVLTEADIKDGLREVRRVLLEADVSFGLTREFLERVEKKAVGLTALKTVRPEQQLVKIVHEELTAMLGERREGLKLSTVPPTVVLMVGLQGSGKTTTTAKLALRMQKEQRQVRLIAADVYRPAAIDQLETLGTQLGVPVYAERGHQDVLKIVRNGLEVARRERDRIVFIDTAGRLQIDENLMDELRKVKEAARPDEILLVADGMTGQDAVKIAEGFNNALGITGIILTKMDGDARGGAALSVYGATKKPIKYIGVGEKVDALEEFHPDRMAGRILQMGDVLSLVEKAQESFDADEAKKLEKKVRREGMDLNDFLGAMKQIEKLGPLEGVLKMIPGVNTKALKQAKMDPKRMKHVEAIVLSMTMAERKKPDLINGSRRLRIAKGSGRTVSEVNRLLDQFRDMQKMMKKVTASGGRNPFGRG; translated from the coding sequence ATGTTTGACGAGCTCAGCGAAAAAATCGGTGCCGCCTTCTCCAAGCTCCGGGGCAAGGGCGTGCTCACGGAAGCCGACATCAAGGACGGCCTCCGGGAAGTCCGGCGTGTGCTGCTGGAGGCGGATGTCAGCTTCGGGCTGACCCGCGAATTCCTCGAGCGCGTCGAGAAGAAGGCCGTCGGCCTGACGGCGCTGAAGACCGTGCGCCCCGAGCAGCAGCTCGTGAAGATCGTGCACGAGGAGCTCACCGCCATGCTCGGCGAGCGGCGCGAAGGGCTCAAGCTCAGCACCGTGCCACCGACCGTCGTGCTGATGGTCGGCCTGCAGGGATCGGGCAAGACGACCACCACCGCCAAGCTCGCGCTCCGGATGCAGAAGGAGCAGCGACAGGTGCGCCTGATCGCGGCCGACGTCTACCGCCCCGCGGCGATCGACCAGCTCGAGACGCTGGGCACCCAGCTCGGGGTGCCCGTCTACGCCGAGCGCGGGCATCAGGACGTGCTGAAGATCGTGCGCAACGGGCTCGAAGTCGCTCGCCGCGAACGCGACCGCATCGTCTTCATCGACACCGCCGGTCGCCTGCAGATCGACGAGAACCTGATGGATGAGCTGCGCAAGGTGAAGGAGGCCGCGCGGCCCGACGAGATCCTGCTGGTGGCCGACGGCATGACCGGCCAGGACGCCGTGAAGATCGCCGAGGGGTTCAACAACGCCCTCGGGATCACCGGGATCATCCTGACCAAGATGGACGGCGACGCCCGCGGTGGTGCGGCCCTGTCGGTCTACGGCGCGACGAAGAAGCCGATCAAGTACATCGGCGTCGGCGAGAAGGTGGATGCCCTCGAGGAGTTCCACCCGGACCGCATGGCGGGCCGGATCCTCCAGATGGGCGACGTCCTCTCGCTGGTGGAGAAGGCGCAGGAGTCGTTCGACGCCGACGAGGCGAAGAAGCTGGAGAAGAAGGTCCGCCGTGAAGGCATGGACCTGAACGACTTCCTCGGCGCCATGAAGCAGATCGAGAAGCTGGGGCCGCTGGAGGGGGTGCTGAAGATGATCCCCGGGGTGAACACCAAGGCGCTGAAGCAGGCCAAGATGGACCCCAAGCGGATGAAGCACGTGGAGGCGATCGTGCTGTCCATGACCATGGCCGAGCGGAAGAAGCCGGACCTGATCAACGGGTCCCGCCGGCTGAGAATCGCGAAGGGGTCGGGGCGGACGGTCTCCGAGGTGAACCGGCTCCTGGACCAGTTCCGGGACATGCAGAAGATGATGAAGAAGGTCACCGCCAGTGGCGGCCGGAACCCGTTCGGCCGGGGCTGA
- the rimM gene encoding 16S rRNA processing protein RimM, with protein MTPSPALMIVGRVRKAHGIRGELLVEPITDAPDAVFVSGRRLFAGTATGDPSPDGQALHITAVRQHMDSVRLTLREVPDRSAAELWRGRFLLVPQDELPPPADDEVYLHDLIGMQVRHADGRALGEIADTYDLPQGLMLDVRPVNGGPTYFIPWREEILVDVDEVARVVTVRPPEGLLPDELPLAEGHPSDEA; from the coding sequence ATGACGCCTTCGCCCGCGCTCATGATCGTCGGGCGCGTCCGCAAGGCACACGGCATCCGCGGCGAGCTGCTCGTGGAGCCCATCACCGACGCGCCCGATGCGGTCTTCGTATCGGGCCGTCGGCTGTTCGCCGGCACGGCCACCGGTGACCCGTCGCCCGACGGGCAGGCACTGCACATCACCGCCGTGCGCCAGCACATGGACTCGGTGCGGCTCACGCTGCGCGAGGTTCCCGATCGCAGCGCTGCCGAGCTGTGGCGCGGCCGCTTCCTGCTGGTGCCGCAGGATGAACTGCCGCCGCCAGCCGACGACGAGGTGTACCTGCACGACCTGATCGGGATGCAGGTGCGACACGCGGATGGCCGCGCACTCGGCGAGATCGCCGACACCTACGACCTGCCGCAGGGCCTGATGCTCGACGTGCGCCCCGTCAACGGCGGGCCGACATACTTCATCCCCTGGCGCGAGGAGATCCTCGTGGACGTGGACGAGGTGGCGCGCGTGGTCACGGTCCGTCCGCCGGAAGGGTTGCTGCCCGACGAGCTGCCGCTCGCCGAAGGACACCCCTCGGACGAGGCCTGA
- a CDS encoding OmpA family protein, which produces MNTSFRSGRVLRASALLLTALSMTACVTSKTFKREMTATRGEIATERTERLRADSILGADLAGLRTELKKELADLRTEFDAKIVAAGNGMKVMLPVSFAFDDAMVKDADRAALERFSQIANKYYPGAVVTVEGFADPAGSATYNQRLSLARAENVKRELAQHGMDAAMIRTMGFGSMRQVVPGAQKDDPGADRNRRVVFVIESAETRATEATNN; this is translated from the coding sequence ATGAACACCTCTTTTCGTTCGGGTCGAGTGCTGCGTGCCTCGGCGCTGCTGCTGACCGCCCTGTCGATGACGGCCTGCGTCACGAGCAAGACGTTCAAGCGTGAGATGACCGCCACCCGCGGTGAGATCGCCACCGAGCGCACGGAGCGCCTGCGTGCCGACAGCATCCTCGGCGCCGACCTGGCCGGCCTGCGCACGGAGCTGAAGAAGGAACTGGCTGACCTGCGCACCGAGTTCGATGCCAAGATCGTGGCCGCCGGCAACGGCATGAAGGTCATGCTCCCGGTGTCGTTCGCGTTCGACGACGCGATGGTGAAGGATGCGGATCGTGCGGCGCTCGAGCGTTTCTCGCAGATCGCGAACAAGTATTACCCGGGTGCGGTCGTGACGGTGGAAGGCTTCGCCGATCCTGCCGGCAGCGCGACGTACAACCAGCGCCTGTCGCTGGCGCGGGCCGAGAACGTGAAGCGCGAGCTCGCGCAGCATGGCATGGATGCCGCGATGATCCGCACGATGGGCTTCGGCTCGATGCGTCAGGTCGTCCCGGGTGCGCAGAAGGATGATCCGGGTGCCGATCGCAACCGCCGCGTGGTGTTCGTGATCGAGAGCGCGGAGACCCGCGCCACCGAAGCCACGAACAACTGA